A window from Aneurinibacillus sp. REN35 encodes these proteins:
- a CDS encoding MarR family winged helix-turn-helix transcriptional regulator yields MNTSWEESFGYCTVQTGRNITRFLAAFLKDFDITPEQWTVIKRLADRDGISQKELSCNVDKDQATLTRILDILERKELIQKQMNKEDRRSFLIYLTEKGREIKEELYPLVEEMFEKVLLENISEDELYIFRQVLAQMNANILHADRKSGTGE; encoded by the coding sequence CATTTGGATATTGTACTGTGCAAACAGGGCGGAACATTACGCGATTTTTAGCCGCGTTTCTAAAAGACTTTGACATTACACCGGAACAGTGGACTGTAATCAAGCGCTTGGCGGACCGAGATGGCATTAGCCAGAAAGAATTGTCCTGTAACGTGGATAAAGATCAAGCAACGCTAACCAGAATACTCGATATTCTAGAGCGCAAAGAACTTATTCAAAAACAAATGAATAAGGAAGATCGACGTTCATTTTTGATTTATCTCACAGAGAAGGGCAGAGAGATAAAGGAAGAGCTCTATCCGCTTGTTGAAGAGATGTTTGAGAAAGTGCTGCTAGAGAATATATCTGAGGATGAGTTATACATATTCAGGCAGGTGTTAGCTCAGATGAATGCAAATATCCTGCATGCTGATCGGAAGAGTGGGACAGGAGAATAG
- a CDS encoding MFS transporter, translating into MQKQRLWNRDFIAIFLSNFFIFTTFYTLLATLPMFVMETLDGTEQQVGLVMTSFIIAAVLFRPIAGKWVDELGRKKVLLIFVTVFVLATFLYLSVASVAFLLALRFVHGISFGVATTATGAIASDLVPEERKGEGIGYFAMSMNLAMVLGPFLGLTLASRYGFFVLFITLSAFALMALLFGNAVRIPKKAAAQKERQHASLHWKNFIEPKAVPLSLTALLLSFAYSGILTFIPVYAKELGLVEAASYFYVIYAIMIVLSRPIIGRLFDRFGEHVIIYPSIFLYVVGLIALSQAHTAAMFLTAGAVIGLGFGTLFPSFQTVALRLTPMHRRGLATGTYLLFYDIGIGLGSVILGSIASAATYQDMYVFSAIEVSFAAVLYYFLHHRRTRKMLEDTVHENTMAFHK; encoded by the coding sequence TTGCAAAAACAACGATTGTGGAATCGTGATTTTATCGCGATTTTTTTGAGTAACTTTTTTATTTTCACTACGTTTTACACATTATTGGCTACGCTGCCGATGTTTGTGATGGAGACATTGGATGGAACTGAGCAGCAGGTCGGTCTGGTGATGACATCCTTCATTATTGCAGCGGTACTTTTCCGGCCCATTGCGGGAAAATGGGTGGATGAGCTGGGAAGAAAAAAAGTGCTGCTTATTTTTGTTACTGTATTTGTTCTTGCTACCTTTTTGTATTTGAGTGTTGCCAGCGTGGCATTTCTGCTGGCGCTGCGTTTTGTGCACGGGATTAGCTTCGGTGTGGCTACGACGGCAACCGGAGCGATTGCGAGCGATCTTGTACCCGAAGAGCGGAAAGGTGAAGGCATCGGCTATTTTGCGATGTCCATGAATCTGGCGATGGTACTGGGTCCGTTTTTAGGACTGACGCTGGCGAGCCGCTACGGCTTTTTTGTTTTGTTCATCACCCTGTCAGCGTTTGCTCTTATGGCGCTTCTGTTCGGCAATGCGGTCCGCATTCCGAAAAAGGCAGCGGCACAAAAAGAGCGGCAGCATGCTTCGCTTCACTGGAAGAATTTCATTGAGCCAAAGGCGGTACCGCTGTCTCTGACGGCGCTTCTCTTGTCTTTTGCTTATAGCGGGATTCTGACGTTCATCCCTGTCTATGCTAAGGAACTGGGCTTGGTGGAAGCTGCCAGTTATTTTTATGTGATTTATGCGATTATGATTGTGCTCTCTCGCCCGATCATTGGCCGCTTGTTTGATCGTTTTGGTGAACATGTCATTATATATCCGAGTATTTTCCTTTATGTAGTGGGATTGATTGCGTTAAGTCAGGCGCACACCGCTGCGATGTTTTTAACGGCTGGAGCGGTTATTGGATTAGGCTTTGGAACACTGTTTCCAAGCTTCCAGACCGTCGCCCTGCGGCTGACACCGATGCATCGGCGGGGATTGGCTACAGGCACATACCTTTTATTTTATGACATTGGTATTGGACTGGGCTCGGTTATTTTAGGAAGTATTGCATCGGCTGCTACGTATCAGGATATGTATGTATTCTCGGCTATTGAAGTTTCCTTTGCCGCTGTTTTATATTATTTTTTACATCATCGGAGAACAAGAAAAATGTTAGAAGACACTGTGCATGAAAATACCATGGCATTTCATAAATGA
- a CDS encoding RAxF-45 family protein — MLHQAVLVHGFWTEFLYLSRAKFAVSVVNGIRMPFFSNFIANLKR; from the coding sequence ATGTTACATCAAGCTGTTTTAGTGCACGGATTTTGGACTGAATTTTTATATCTAAGCCGTGCAAAATTTGCTGTCTCAGTTGTTAACGGGATACGTATGCCCTTTTTTAGCAACTTCATAGCAAATCTAAAACGGTGA
- the abc-f gene encoding ribosomal protection-like ABC-F family protein, whose translation MIACSVNQVKKMYGGNAVFENISFEIQERDRVGLVGRNGSGKTTLVKLLAGEEAPDSGQIHWKKGSQIGYLVQIPDANNKSTTKEVLKTAFIELLQIEEKMKKLEVKMSKETNGEKLQKLMHEYGDFQEHFTVKGGYEIDANIRKIVHGLHITHLVDQPFFFLSGGEKTKVGLALMLLKRPDFLLLDEPTNHLDLAAVEWLGSFLQNYNGTVVVVSHDRYFLDEVVHKILDVENGEVDCYPTNFSGYVKEKEERLLREFHAYEEQQKKIKKMKEAIKRLRDWANRANPPSEGLHKRARNMERALERMEKLNRPRLEQKKMKLDMESAERSGNDVIKLQGVSKSFGEKMLFKNVYMQVAYQQRVAIVGENGVGKSTLLKLILQQVHPDEGEVKIGSNVKIGYLSQHIFSDAADETIIETFRNEVNVTEGEARRILARFLFYGHMVFRRVAQLSGGEKMRLRLAQLMYQDTNLLILDEPTNHLDIESREVLEEALEEYNGTILGVSHDRYFLNKLFERIYWITSQEVYSFNGNYSWAKEKMAAIQYEQ comes from the coding sequence ATGATTGCATGCAGTGTGAATCAAGTGAAAAAGATGTATGGCGGCAACGCTGTTTTTGAAAACATATCGTTTGAAATTCAAGAAAGGGATCGAGTGGGTCTGGTTGGTCGGAATGGGAGCGGGAAGACGACGTTAGTAAAGTTATTAGCCGGAGAGGAAGCGCCAGACTCTGGTCAAATCCACTGGAAAAAAGGGTCCCAAATTGGCTATCTTGTACAAATTCCAGACGCAAACAACAAATCAACCACGAAAGAAGTTTTAAAGACGGCCTTCATAGAGCTTTTGCAAATCGAAGAAAAGATGAAGAAACTGGAGGTGAAGATGAGTAAAGAAACAAACGGGGAGAAACTGCAAAAGTTGATGCATGAGTACGGTGATTTTCAAGAGCATTTCACGGTAAAGGGCGGGTATGAAATCGATGCCAACATTAGAAAAATCGTTCATGGTTTGCATATTACACACTTAGTAGATCAACCATTTTTCTTTCTTAGCGGTGGAGAAAAAACAAAGGTCGGTCTAGCGCTTATGCTGCTTAAACGTCCTGATTTTTTATTGTTAGATGAACCGACGAATCATTTAGATTTAGCGGCAGTGGAATGGCTAGGCAGCTTTTTACAAAATTATAATGGAACCGTTGTCGTTGTCTCGCATGATCGTTATTTTTTGGATGAAGTTGTCCATAAGATTTTGGATGTAGAGAATGGCGAGGTTGATTGTTACCCTACAAATTTTTCTGGCTATGTGAAAGAAAAGGAAGAGCGACTGCTAAGAGAGTTCCATGCCTATGAAGAGCAGCAAAAGAAAATAAAGAAAATGAAAGAAGCGATTAAACGTCTGCGGGACTGGGCGAATAGAGCCAATCCGCCTAGTGAAGGCCTTCATAAACGAGCAAGGAATATGGAAAGAGCATTAGAACGAATGGAAAAGTTAAATCGACCTAGGCTTGAACAAAAGAAAATGAAACTGGACATGGAATCGGCCGAAAGGAGCGGGAATGATGTGATCAAGCTCCAAGGTGTGTCAAAGAGTTTTGGAGAAAAAATGTTATTCAAAAATGTCTACATGCAGGTGGCTTATCAGCAGAGAGTAGCGATTGTTGGTGAAAATGGAGTAGGGAAATCAACGTTGCTTAAATTGATTCTTCAGCAAGTACATCCAGATGAAGGGGAGGTGAAAATAGGAAGTAACGTGAAAATCGGCTACTTATCACAACATATTTTTTCTGACGCTGCAGATGAGACCATCATCGAGACATTTCGTAATGAAGTAAACGTTACGGAGGGAGAGGCAAGACGAATTTTAGCGAGATTTTTATTTTATGGCCATATGGTCTTTCGCAGGGTTGCTCAGCTTAGTGGTGGAGAAAAAATGAGGCTGCGCTTAGCTCAGCTAATGTATCAAGATACGAATTTGCTTATTTTGGATGAGCCAACGAACCATTTAGATATTGAATCTCGGGAAGTATTAGAAGAAGCTCTTGAAGAGTATAACGGAACGATTCTAGGTGTTTCTCATGACCGGTATTTTCTTAATAAGTTATTTGAGAGGATTTATTGGATTACATCACAAGAGGTGTACAGCTTTAACGGAAATTATAGTTGGGCTAAGGAGAAAATGGCTGCTATACAATATGAACAATAG
- a CDS encoding DUF3995 domain-containing protein, translating to MQNKNLFIYSGFIWCLMFACMSFYWASGGMVGVKSLGGVIYQKAMARDAAFLSIVWLTGFIKVGGGLFLLLLLKKRSKVPKRILYSLSVAGGILLFLYGLANFVTLILTSLGWLHLTIDSFALTWRLLFWEPFWMVGGALFILSGIAFRKSHANYNISHQMEEKPDPL from the coding sequence ATGCAGAATAAAAACCTTTTTATTTATTCAGGATTTATTTGGTGTCTGATGTTTGCATGCATGAGCTTTTATTGGGCAAGTGGCGGAATGGTCGGGGTAAAATCTTTAGGCGGTGTTATTTATCAAAAAGCGATGGCAAGAGACGCAGCGTTCCTTTCAATCGTCTGGTTGACTGGCTTTATAAAAGTAGGGGGCGGGCTTTTCTTACTATTGCTTCTTAAAAAGCGGTCGAAAGTCCCGAAGAGAATTCTGTATTCCCTCTCTGTAGCAGGCGGAATTCTTCTGTTTTTATATGGGCTGGCAAACTTCGTTACTCTCATCCTTACGAGTCTGGGGTGGTTGCACCTTACGATTGATTCCTTCGCCCTTACATGGCGGCTTCTGTTCTGGGAACCGTTCTGGATGGTTGGGGGAGCGCTGTTCATCCTCTCTGGGATTGCGTTTAGGAAAAGCCATGCAAATTACAATATATCTCACCAAATGGAGGAGAAGCCGGACCCTCTCTAA
- a CDS encoding oxidoreductase, with translation MRLGHQGQDVPEFKWENPEETLKAFLRMYKEIGLTILHPSVNSFTEVFANGLTFHQMVRKYWDGTIIGVGNLHPAAASQVIAEGTIDLAAFGRPLLANPNFIQQIKNRTMLETYDASLHLKHLY, from the coding sequence ATTCGTCTTGGACATCAGGGACAAGATGTACCGGAGTTTAAGTGGGAGAACCCTGAAGAAACTCTAAAGGCATTTCTCCGCATGTATAAAGAAATCGGACTAACCATTCTCCATCCATCGGTCAATAGCTTCACTGAAGTCTTCGCCAACGGGTTGACATTTCACCAAATGGTACGCAAATATTGGGATGGAACAATAATAGGGGTTGGAAATTTACATCCTGCTGCAGCTTCGCAGGTGATTGCTGAGGGCACCATTGATTTAGCTGCATTCGGTCGACCGTTACTTGCCAATCCAAATTTTATTCAACAGATAAAAAACAGAACCATGCTTGAAACGTATGATGCTTCTCTGCATCTAAAACATTTATATTGA